The Candidatus Latescibacter sp. genome includes a region encoding these proteins:
- a CDS encoding ATP-binding cassette domain-containing protein — MRIEMCELSKVFDDRTQALSDVNLVIENGVFGLIGPNASGKTTLLRILATLVKPTGGKVTFDGHDLNKNRGRIRSLTGYLPQRFSQFTKLKTREYLDYSASLAGLFDKKTRQKEVDDLLESLSLSKVGDVDANNLSVVMKRLLEIAQAVIGNPTILLVDEPTLGLSPEERIRFRNMLNERSKKIDVIIMTSHILADISSTCHKLAILNKGEVVYQGAPANIPDQESRYGWFIDGLKPGVENTKKPPADTK; from the coding sequence GTGAGAATAGAAATGTGCGAACTGAGCAAGGTATTCGATGATCGAACACAAGCACTTTCTGATGTGAACCTGGTCATTGAAAACGGCGTGTTCGGTCTAATTGGGCCTAACGCCTCCGGTAAGACCACCCTGCTCCGTATTTTGGCGACTTTAGTAAAGCCGACCGGGGGAAAGGTGACGTTTGATGGGCATGATCTGAATAAGAACCGCGGCAGGATACGTTCCTTAACCGGGTACCTTCCTCAGAGATTCAGCCAGTTCACAAAATTGAAAACAAGGGAGTATCTCGATTATTCCGCCAGTCTTGCGGGCCTTTTCGATAAAAAAACACGTCAGAAAGAAGTTGATGATTTACTAGAATCGCTCAGTCTTTCCAAAGTTGGAGATGTAGATGCCAATAATCTGTCCGTAGTCATGAAACGACTCCTTGAGATAGCACAGGCGGTCATCGGCAATCCCACCATTCTTTTGGTGGATGAGCCGACATTGGGTCTCTCTCCGGAAGAACGGATTCGATTCAGGAATATGTTGAATGAACGAAGTAAAAAAATCGATGTCATCATTATGACCTCGCACATCCTCGCCGATATATCCAGTACCTGCCATAAACTGGCGATTCTGAACAAAGGGGAGGTTGTGTATCAAGGCGCTCCTGCTAATATCCCGGATCAGGAGAGCAGGTATGGATGGTTCATCGACGGTTTAAAACCCGGAGTTGAAAATACAAAAAAGCCGCCGGCAGATACAAAGTAA
- a CDS encoding DUF2283 domain-containing protein, with protein sequence MKIRYYPETDSLYIDLSEKTSVESREISEGVVLDYDAEGNLVGIDIDNAAKKVQLKELILSRLPGDVHTIVA encoded by the coding sequence ATGAAAATCCGATATTACCCGGAGACCGATTCGCTTTATATCGATCTCTCCGAGAAAACAAGCGTGGAGAGCAGAGAAATCTCAGAAGGTGTCGTGCTCGATTATGATGCTGAAGGGAATCTGGTGGGCATTGACATCGACAATGCAGCCAAGAAAGTGCAGCTCAAGGAGTTGATTCTGAGTCGGCTGCCGGGTGACGTTCACACGATTGTGGCCTGA
- a CDS encoding type II toxin-antitoxin system HicB family antitoxin, protein MKLTIVIERENDGYVSFCPELDIASQGNSIAEARDNIQEALELFFECASPEEKKQRLRCSA, encoded by the coding sequence ATGAAGCTGACCATCGTCATTGAACGCGAAAACGACGGATATGTATCGTTCTGCCCGGAACTGGACATCGCCAGCCAGGGGAACAGCATCGCCGAGGCGCGTGACAATATACAGGAGGCGTTGGAGCTTTTTTTCGAGTGCGCTTCTCCTGAAGAAAAGAAACAGCGTCTCAGATGTTCCGCGTAG
- a CDS encoding type II toxin-antitoxin system HicB family antitoxin gives MVRQFKIIMEKHQDGYIAYPLGMKGVIVGEGDTYEQALDNVRSAISFHIETFGLEVMESSSPVLEVFVAEAGVTV, from the coding sequence ATGGTTAGACAGTTCAAAATCATTATGGAGAAACATCAGGACGGTTATATCGCTTATCCTCTCGGCATGAAAGGCGTTATCGTGGGGGAGGGTGACACCTATGAACAAGCGCTGGATAATGTCAGATCAGCAATAAGCTTCCACATTGAAACCTTCGGATTGGAAGTCATGGAAAGCTCATCCCCAGTGCTGGAAGTGTTTGTCGCTGAGGCGGGAGTGACCGTGTGA
- a CDS encoding DNA methyltransferase: protein MPIKYIPYFPDTVDGQAILNNFVRTQRALRYRDNGRVYERIKRGLPFYELEKVESVGNNPENLVIRGECLSACAYLKDNGISVDLVYIDPPFASGADYAKKVYLRRNPKIAEAIAKAEEDLDFEELRAFEEKMYGDIWNKEDYLNWMYENLTAIKSVMSENACIYVHLGYHIGHYVKVLLDEIFGQESLINDIIQHYETSSGAVKKKFIKNHDYIFFYAKNKDGEYVFNPIKEPWPETTLKKWQKDEQGKIYRVQHGFDKRYYIDPEGKLADDVWDITLSSRTEERLDYATQKPESLLERIIKTSSNEGMIVADFFGGSGVTAKVAHDLNRKFIHCDVGINSIQTTRDRLVAAGAEFDIYDIQDGVSLFRNPIQTMDKLRTLITGLKKEESLDSFWAGALSDSKFGLVPVYIPNLLDHNTKVLDIPLINHIINEKMSDLPDGVKKVIVYFVDIEDEVELNSFIKEYNATEIDVEFKDLKTILDEVVINDIVQYAVNKTTDEYEIVFQSFASDRLIQKIDAYNQKKMLNGTKNDLLENGEAEDENSETISNGNGKAKKEFQPIEISENGLELIEFISLNCSNKTDVWKSDTELKIDKNGFVIRDGKKTKEFWNSKIVTKKKPLRMKVRNIAGDETIVGLE from the coding sequence ATGCCGATTAAGTATATCCCCTATTTCCCAGATACAGTTGATGGTCAGGCGATACTTAACAACTTCGTACGCACACAAAGAGCGTTACGGTATCGAGATAACGGTAGAGTGTACGAAAGAATTAAACGCGGATTGCCATTTTATGAGTTGGAGAAAGTGGAATCAGTTGGGAATAATCCTGAAAACCTCGTTATCCGTGGTGAATGCCTTTCCGCATGTGCGTATCTGAAAGATAATGGAATTTCAGTTGATTTAGTGTATATCGACCCGCCATTTGCCAGTGGCGCGGATTATGCAAAGAAAGTGTACTTACGCAGGAATCCAAAAATCGCTGAAGCAATTGCTAAAGCAGAAGAAGATTTGGATTTTGAAGAACTCCGCGCCTTTGAAGAAAAGATGTACGGCGATATATGGAATAAAGAAGATTATCTCAACTGGATGTATGAAAACTTAACCGCGATAAAAAGTGTGATGAGCGAAAATGCCTGTATTTATGTCCATTTGGGTTATCACATAGGGCATTATGTGAAGGTGTTGTTAGACGAAATATTTGGTCAAGAAAGTTTAATAAATGACATCATTCAGCATTATGAAACTTCATCCGGTGCGGTGAAAAAGAAATTTATTAAAAATCATGACTATATATTTTTTTATGCTAAAAACAAAGATGGAGAGTACGTATTTAATCCAATTAAAGAGCCTTGGCCTGAAACTACTTTGAAAAAATGGCAAAAAGATGAGCAAGGCAAAATATATCGCGTCCAGCATGGTTTTGACAAGCGTTATTATATTGACCCTGAAGGGAAGTTAGCAGATGATGTTTGGGATATTACTTTATCATCGAGAACAGAAGAACGCCTCGATTACGCTACTCAAAAACCTGAATCTCTTCTTGAGCGTATTATAAAAACCTCTTCAAACGAAGGAATGATTGTCGCTGACTTTTTCGGCGGTTCGGGTGTTACGGCCAAAGTTGCGCACGACTTAAATCGCAAATTCATTCATTGCGATGTAGGCATTAACAGCATTCAAACAACACGCGACCGTTTAGTTGCCGCTGGCGCGGAGTTTGACATTTACGATATTCAGGACGGCGTTTCGCTTTTCCGTAATCCCATTCAGACCATGGACAAGTTACGTACGCTCATCACCGGTTTGAAAAAGGAAGAATCACTCGACAGTTTTTGGGCAGGCGCATTAAGCGACAGCAAGTTTGGACTAGTTCCTGTGTACATACCAAATCTTTTGGATCATAATACAAAAGTTCTCGACATTCCGCTCATTAATCATATTATCAATGAAAAGATGTCTGATTTGCCCGACGGCGTTAAAAAGGTCATTGTATATTTTGTGGATATTGAGGACGAAGTAGAACTCAATAGTTTTATCAAAGAGTACAATGCAACAGAGATTGACGTCGAATTCAAGGACTTGAAAACGATTCTTGATGAAGTTGTTATCAATGATATAGTACAATATGCAGTGAATAAGACCACCGATGAATATGAAATTGTATTTCAGTCTTTTGCAAGCGACCGGCTTATACAGAAAATAGATGCTTATAATCAAAAGAAGATGCTCAATGGAACAAAAAACGATCTTTTAGAAAATGGCGAAGCGGAAGACGAGAACAGCGAAACAATAAGCAACGGAAACGGCAAAGCTAAGAAGGAATTTCAACCCATTGAAATTAGCGAAAATGGGCTTGAGTTAATTGAGTTTATCAGTCTTAATTGTTCTAATAAAACGGATGTATGGAAGAGCGATACTGAATTAAAGATCGATAAAAACGGATTTGTAATCCGAGATGGCAAAAAGACAAAAGAATTCTGGAATAGTAAGATTGTGACAAAGAAGAAGCCTTTGAGAATGAAGGTTAGAAATATCGCTGGAGACGAGACGATTGTTGGTTTGGAATAA
- a CDS encoding DEAD/DEAH box helicase family protein has translation MLHQIILKQCKKWLVSEECTVRPIIEYIKKQGKLRDAQIEAIEIYLYLKIKGGNNPLWYLFVDGFFNRNEDLSLLNINETARSCFERDVAARALFEFSRLPNNGNGRNGRNSATLFPELENYLIEHSDAVNYNSVIKNIFYNVEYTDYLFSLPMGAGKTFLMAAFVYLDLYFALNEPENKVFAHNFIVLVPSGLKSSIVPSLKTIEKFDPSWILPEPAATTIKRMIKFEVLDQPKSAKKSNKARNPNSQKIYNYQPFDSLMGLVMVVNAEKVILDRLGLTEQYELIEYSDDEKDRFANELRNIISKLPNLQIHIDEVHHAATDDIKLRQVVNKWNRNGTINSVIGYSGTPYLSSAEMVKISDTIQLKFSQITNTVFYYPLTTAVRKFLKKPRVEQTSGLQPIQIIEKGIRDFLNSYDNTIYANGACAKLAIYCGSIERLEEEVFHYLTGAMKINPDMILKYHKGNKKFKIPRANETEFASLDTPLSKKKIILLVQIGKEGWDCRSLTGVILSQKGDCPTNMVLQTSCRCLRQVDAGKHETAVIWMNEENAKILDKQLKDEQHTSIQELNTLLKDQTGKMVDRFSRLEYLKLPPVDFYQLKIEYDTLVISGTVDPLSAIESIDLKESFDAALIIERGLNPDEPQNKEFLLKIKGETADFGLWIFTIARESFNSLSLNELNEFGKELKPIFDTITFYNNGILYFNDLYKQDLIRSLIRLAFHQHRDLKIKTEIVPKSAQLLFIGKLDSIPENDKIYPNENDTRQIIDLDASGKDPKDTLVAIRKTLEMQGLGYMAESFSFSSAIYNKDKSFHYLPYNFSQSRFEMMFLQDVLNLTLFNQKKLEVYYNGERHLTDFRIACYSKKNDRWLPVVKKYTPDFLIIRRKNQKIHKILIVETKGSGFADQPGYRERKSFMETEFLRMNNDEYGYKRFEYISLSDDVPKNRNLSELTDKLRSFFEEN, from the coding sequence ATGTTACACCAAATAATCTTGAAACAATGTAAAAAATGGCTTGTTTCCGAAGAATGTACCGTCAGGCCGATTATTGAATACATCAAGAAACAAGGTAAGCTTCGTGATGCCCAGATTGAAGCGATAGAAATATATCTATACCTAAAAATCAAAGGTGGGAACAACCCTCTTTGGTATTTATTTGTAGATGGCTTTTTTAATCGAAATGAAGATCTTTCCCTTCTCAACATCAACGAAACGGCCCGTAGTTGTTTCGAAAGAGATGTTGCAGCTCGTGCTCTTTTTGAATTCTCTCGACTTCCGAACAATGGAAATGGCAGGAATGGAAGGAATTCAGCCACATTATTCCCTGAACTTGAGAATTATCTTATTGAGCACTCAGATGCAGTAAACTATAATTCGGTTATCAAAAATATCTTCTACAATGTAGAATATACTGATTATCTCTTCAGTCTCCCGATGGGCGCGGGGAAAACCTTTCTCATGGCCGCGTTTGTATATCTTGATTTATATTTCGCGCTGAATGAACCAGAGAATAAGGTTTTTGCCCACAACTTTATAGTCCTTGTTCCATCTGGTTTAAAAAGCTCTATTGTTCCAAGCCTGAAAACTATTGAAAAATTTGATCCTTCTTGGATTTTACCCGAACCGGCAGCTACAACTATCAAGAGAATGATTAAATTTGAAGTGCTCGACCAGCCTAAATCCGCGAAAAAGAGTAATAAAGCGCGAAATCCAAACTCACAAAAAATATACAACTATCAACCGTTTGACAGTCTCATGGGACTAGTTATGGTAGTTAATGCTGAAAAGGTAATTCTTGACCGTCTTGGCCTGACAGAACAGTATGAACTTATAGAATATAGTGATGATGAAAAAGACCGTTTCGCTAATGAATTGCGTAATATTATCAGTAAGCTTCCAAATTTACAGATCCATATTGATGAGGTCCATCATGCTGCCACCGATGATATTAAGCTCCGACAGGTGGTTAATAAATGGAATCGCAATGGCACTATTAACTCTGTAATAGGTTATTCAGGTACTCCCTATTTGAGTTCGGCGGAAATGGTTAAGATATCCGATACCATCCAACTCAAGTTTTCACAGATCACTAATACCGTTTTTTATTATCCACTCACAACAGCGGTTAGGAAGTTTCTAAAAAAGCCAAGGGTTGAACAAACGAGCGGTTTGCAACCGATTCAAATTATTGAGAAAGGCATAAGAGATTTTCTTAACTCTTATGATAACACAATTTATGCCAATGGTGCATGCGCCAAACTCGCTATATATTGCGGTAGCATAGAGCGACTTGAAGAAGAAGTATTTCACTATCTAACAGGCGCCATGAAAATCAATCCAGACATGATACTGAAATACCATAAAGGGAATAAAAAATTTAAGATTCCAAGAGCAAATGAGACTGAATTTGCATCTCTCGATACACCATTATCAAAGAAAAAGATAATACTACTTGTCCAGATAGGCAAAGAAGGATGGGACTGCCGAAGCCTCACCGGTGTAATTCTTTCCCAAAAGGGCGATTGTCCCACAAATATGGTCCTTCAGACTTCCTGTCGCTGTCTGCGCCAAGTTGATGCGGGAAAACATGAGACCGCTGTTATCTGGATGAATGAAGAAAACGCAAAAATCTTAGATAAACAGTTGAAAGATGAACAGCATACCAGTATTCAGGAACTAAACACTCTTTTAAAAGACCAGACGGGGAAAATGGTTGACCGGTTTTCTCGGCTTGAATATTTGAAACTTCCTCCCGTAGATTTCTATCAGCTTAAAATTGAATATGATACACTTGTTATTTCAGGAACAGTTGATCCTCTGAGTGCCATAGAGTCGATTGATCTAAAAGAATCTTTCGATGCAGCACTTATTATAGAAAGAGGGCTAAATCCTGATGAACCTCAGAATAAAGAGTTCCTTTTGAAGATAAAAGGTGAAACCGCGGATTTTGGACTTTGGATATTCACTATTGCCCGCGAAAGCTTTAATAGTCTTTCTTTAAATGAATTAAATGAATTCGGGAAAGAATTGAAACCGATATTTGACACCATTACGTTTTATAATAACGGCATTCTCTATTTTAATGACCTATATAAACAGGACTTGATTCGCTCACTGATACGTCTTGCGTTTCATCAACATCGTGACTTAAAAATTAAAACTGAAATCGTGCCAAAGAGCGCTCAACTCCTCTTTATCGGAAAGCTCGATTCAATACCTGAAAATGATAAGATATACCCAAATGAAAATGATACCAGGCAAATCATCGATCTGGATGCAAGCGGAAAAGACCCTAAAGATACTCTTGTAGCTATTCGTAAAACACTAGAGATGCAAGGGCTTGGCTATATGGCAGAGAGCTTTTCTTTCTCCTCTGCTATTTATAACAAGGATAAATCTTTTCATTATTTGCCATATAATTTTTCCCAGAGCCGCTTTGAAATGATGTTTTTGCAAGATGTTCTCAACCTTACTCTGTTCAATCAAAAAAAGCTGGAAGTTTACTACAACGGAGAAAGGCATCTCACTGATTTCCGCATTGCATGTTACTCAAAAAAGAACGATCGGTGGCTTCCAGTAGTCAAAAAATACACCCCTGATTTCCTAATTATCAGACGCAAGAACCAAAAGATTCATAAAATCCTGATTGTAGAAACAAAAGGTTCCGGGTTTGCTGATCAGCCAGGTTATCGTGAAAGAAAGTCTTTCATGGAAACTGAATTTCTACGTATGAATAATGATGAATACGGATATAAACGTTTTGAATATATTTCCCTCAGTGATGATGTTCCCAAGAACAGGAACCTATCCGAGTTGACCGATAAATTGAGATCATTTTTTGAGGAGAATTAG